The following proteins come from a genomic window of Peptoniphilus equinus:
- the rpmG gene encoding 50S ribosomal protein L33, producing MADRVVLECTVCKQRNYVTYKNKKNTTERLELKKYCKFCKEHTPHKETK from the coding sequence ATGGCTGACAGAGTGGTTTTAGAGTGCACCGTTTGTAAACAACGCAATTACGTCACTTACAAAAACAAAAAGAATACCACAGAACGACTGGAACTGAAGAAGTATTGTAAGTTCTGCAAAGAACATACACCGCATAAGGAAACGAAATAA
- the thiM gene encoding hydroxyethylthiazole kinase produces the protein MTTLDCIRNTRPLIHCFTGTVTSNDVANALLAIGASPFMGEAEEDLSEILAVAKGLYINLAGITRKRYRLMRRAVTLAHEHGVPVTLDAVGAGSTVFRTTCAKELLAMGVTLLHGNASELAALVLGTTNTKGVDSDKLSCDLKTLAHRASTTFHTIVVLSGPTDYIADGKDTLSRTGGSAMMPDLTGTGCILSGLLCAAMSASVSTSSAVEIVDLMNAAGAYAESRSCGMGDFHRELFNGLSRYTQPHAPKTRASFDPTLYLITDNRLFQGDLLSAVEAALQGGVSLVQLRDKSSDTRDITAVAKALLTLCRRYDVPLLIDDRVDVAMAVGADGVHLGQKDLPVAAARKLLGPDAIIGATAKTVDAALDAQRQGADYLGVGALFTTITHSAPIHTTFDTLRAIHDAVTIPLVGIGGINETTAPQLKGLPMEGYAVATGILLSDDPEATSTRLKSLFLKGAHHE, from the coding sequence ATGACAACCCTGGACTGTATTCGAAACACTCGTCCGCTCATACACTGTTTCACCGGGACGGTCACATCCAACGATGTGGCCAACGCCCTTCTCGCCATCGGCGCGTCGCCTTTTATGGGGGAAGCCGAGGAGGATCTCTCGGAGATTCTCGCTGTGGCAAAAGGTCTGTATATCAATCTTGCCGGCATTACCCGTAAGCGCTACCGGCTGATGCGCCGTGCCGTGACTCTCGCCCACGAACACGGCGTGCCGGTCACATTAGACGCTGTCGGCGCCGGGAGCACCGTCTTTCGCACCACCTGTGCCAAAGAGCTACTCGCCATGGGCGTGACGCTGCTTCACGGCAACGCCTCGGAACTTGCCGCTCTGGTTCTGGGCACGACGAACACAAAAGGTGTGGACAGCGACAAGCTCTCCTGTGATTTAAAAACCTTGGCACACCGTGCGTCCACAACCTTTCACACCATTGTCGTTCTCTCCGGCCCCACCGACTACATTGCCGACGGGAAAGACACGCTCTCACGGACAGGCGGTTCTGCCATGATGCCTGATCTCACCGGCACCGGATGCATCTTAAGCGGTCTCTTGTGTGCGGCGATGAGTGCAAGTGTCTCGACGTCGTCGGCTGTGGAGATAGTGGATCTGATGAACGCCGCCGGTGCCTACGCCGAAAGCCGCTCTTGCGGCATGGGAGATTTTCACCGTGAACTGTTTAACGGACTGTCCCGCTATACGCAACCTCACGCTCCGAAAACGCGAGCCTCCTTTGACCCGACGTTGTACTTAATCACCGACAACCGTCTCTTTCAAGGCGATCTTCTCTCTGCCGTGGAAGCTGCACTTCAAGGCGGGGTAAGTTTGGTGCAGCTTCGCGACAAATCCTCGGACACACGGGACATCACAGCCGTGGCCAAGGCACTTCTTACCCTCTGCCGCCGCTACGACGTACCGCTTCTCATTGATGACCGTGTGGATGTAGCCATGGCTGTCGGTGCGGACGGCGTCCACCTGGGTCAAAAGGATCTGCCTGTTGCGGCCGCCCGTAAGCTATTAGGCCCCGACGCCATTATCGGCGCCACGGCAAAGACCGTCGATGCAGCTCTCGACGCACAACGTCAAGGGGCGGATTACCTCGGCGTGGGAGCGCTCTTTACAACGATCACCCACAGTGCACCGATCCACACCACCTTTGATACCCTGCGCGCCATCCACGATGCCGTCACCATTCCCCTGGTCGGCATCGGCGGTATCAACGAAACGACGGCGCCACAGTTGAAAGGTCTGCCTATGGAGGGTTACGCCGTGGCGACAGGCATTCTGCTGTCCGATGATCCCGAGGCCACCAGCACCCGTTTGAAATCACTGTTTTTAAAAGGAGCTCACCATGAATAA
- the thiW gene encoding energy coupling factor transporter S component ThiW codes for MNKHRSMILAALFAAINIAVSSVAFITNFVPFQHATNVVGAVFLGPTYNFAQAMISATVRCLFLGRPFTAYTGAVIGAVLAAVCYKKSRALLAAAAGEVVGTGIIGALLSYLPMKYLFIFPGMNLAREPFWFFVPLWVPATITGGIVGVLLAKALLHSGLKPFDDPRR; via the coding sequence ATGAATAAACACCGTTCCATGATCCTTGCCGCCCTCTTTGCCGCCATCAACATCGCCGTCTCAAGCGTGGCTTTTATCACCAACTTTGTCCCCTTTCAACACGCCACCAACGTGGTGGGCGCCGTCTTCCTGGGACCGACGTACAACTTCGCCCAAGCCATGATCTCCGCCACAGTGCGGTGTCTGTTCCTCGGCCGTCCCTTTACCGCCTATACCGGCGCGGTAATCGGGGCCGTCCTCGCCGCGGTGTGCTATAAAAAAAGCCGCGCCCTCCTCGCCGCAGCCGCCGGCGAAGTCGTCGGCACTGGGATTATCGGGGCACTGCTAAGCTACCTGCCCATGAAGTATCTCTTTATTTTCCCCGGCATGAACCTCGCTCGCGAACCGTTTTGGTTCTTTGTCCCCCTTTGGGTCCCCGCCACCATCACCGGAGGCATAGTCGGCGTCCTCCTCGCCAAGGCACTCCTTCACAGCGGCCTCAAACCCTTTGACGACCCACGCCGCTAA
- a CDS encoding DUF6612 family protein: protein MKKYLVVPLLLVLFLAGCSQSEQNNASTDAETASRDEVFSKLLTEQDLMSYDVTMHNEAVLHEQSDTDKEVTATDGSIQHIKEPKAYHATWEHVTGDIKRDIETYVTGETMFYRENGGAWRQQTLEEEVTGGDDVPTFKPETTIDSNSILKDLERYYELAETEASYIATLASSADNIADIQSILFGDSTSSFVGELTSITAQFSFEKETYLPTSFEWEASFLNKASDDVTRIKQSGTYDAVNQLETIDIPEAIKSL, encoded by the coding sequence ATGAAAAAATATTTAGTAGTACCGCTGCTTCTCGTTCTATTTTTGGCGGGATGTTCGCAAAGTGAGCAAAACAATGCAAGCACAGATGCTGAAACTGCAAGTCGAGACGAGGTCTTTTCAAAACTTCTGACAGAACAGGATTTAATGAGTTATGACGTTACTATGCATAATGAAGCCGTACTTCATGAGCAGTCGGACACGGATAAAGAAGTCACCGCTACCGACGGCAGTATTCAACATATCAAAGAACCTAAGGCGTATCACGCAACGTGGGAACATGTCACGGGGGATATAAAAAGGGACATTGAAACTTATGTGACCGGTGAGACAATGTTCTATAGGGAAAACGGCGGCGCGTGGCGTCAACAGACTCTTGAAGAAGAAGTCACAGGCGGTGACGACGTACCTACTTTTAAGCCTGAAACAACTATCGATTCCAATTCTATTTTGAAAGACCTGGAGCGTTACTATGAGCTGGCAGAGACGGAAGCTTCTTATATAGCAACCTTGGCATCGAGTGCAGACAATATAGCTGACATTCAAAGCATTCTTTTTGGAGATTCGACTAGCTCGTTCGTAGGTGAGCTAACTTCAATAACAGCTCAATTTTCTTTTGAAAAAGAGACGTATCTGCCTACGTCTTTTGAATGGGAAGCAAGCTTTTTAAATAAGGCGAGCGATGACGTTACTCGGATAAAACAGAGCGGCACGTATGACGCTGTCAATCAACTTGAGACCATCGACATTCCGGAAGCGATTAAAAGTCTATAG
- the pyk gene encoding pyruvate kinase, producing MKKTKIVATIGPASESEEMLKALMLEGVDVCRLNFSHGTHDEHLRKIERIKKVRADIDKPVAIMLDTKGPEIRLGLFKDNKEVRLESGDTYILTTRDVLGDETMASVTYKSLPDDVKVGGRILIDDGLVGLRVEQVKDTEIFTTVENGGLISGRKGVNAPGIDLKLPLLNDKDKEDILFGVANDIDFIAASFVRNAADVLEIRKVLEDAGNYDIKIIAKIESEQGLENLDQILKVSDGIMVARGDLGVEIPTERVPLAQKEMIKKCNLAGKSVITATQMLDSMIRNPRPTRAEAGDVANAVLDGTSAVMLSGETASGKYPLNAVRTMREIVEVTEDSIDYHALLESRIAELSTNITNAIGKSTCTVAQDLNAAAIITATTSGSTTRAIAKFRPKSPIIAATTSERVRRQLMLTWGTQSILVPALTTTDEVFRNSVVRVMEEGLCHEGDVVVITAGVPVGLSGSTNLIKVQTIAEVLSRGIGLGGKHITGRAVVAHTHEDLVEHFAAGDIIVCNNTDKDIMKFVEKAGGLVAEVAGYTSHAAITAIALGLPSVVGAELAMSKIRTGDIVTIDCESGTVERGSY from the coding sequence ATGAAAAAGACGAAAATTGTGGCAACGATCGGTCCGGCTTCCGAGTCTGAAGAGATGTTAAAAGCATTGATGCTCGAAGGCGTGGACGTGTGCCGATTGAACTTTTCACACGGCACCCACGACGAGCATTTGAGAAAGATTGAGCGTATTAAAAAAGTGCGTGCGGATATTGACAAGCCTGTCGCCATTATGTTGGATACCAAAGGACCGGAAATTCGCCTGGGTCTGTTTAAAGACAATAAAGAAGTTCGATTGGAAAGCGGCGACACATATATCCTGACCACGCGGGATGTCCTTGGCGATGAAACGATGGCCTCAGTCACGTATAAATCACTCCCGGACGATGTCAAAGTCGGCGGACGGATTCTCATCGATGACGGTCTGGTGGGCCTGAGAGTGGAGCAAGTCAAAGATACCGAAATTTTTACTACCGTGGAAAACGGCGGCCTGATATCCGGGCGAAAGGGCGTCAACGCGCCGGGGATTGATTTAAAACTGCCGCTCTTAAACGATAAGGATAAGGAAGACATTCTCTTCGGTGTGGCCAACGACATCGACTTCATTGCCGCATCGTTTGTCCGAAACGCCGCAGACGTCCTGGAAATTCGCAAGGTTCTTGAAGATGCCGGCAATTACGACATCAAAATCATTGCCAAAATTGAATCGGAGCAAGGCTTGGAGAATCTGGATCAAATCTTGAAAGTCTCCGACGGCATTATGGTAGCTCGCGGCGATTTAGGCGTGGAGATTCCGACAGAGCGGGTGCCTTTGGCACAAAAGGAGATGATTAAGAAGTGCAACTTGGCAGGCAAATCGGTTATCACCGCCACCCAGATGCTCGACTCTATGATTCGCAATCCTCGTCCGACTCGGGCCGAGGCCGGCGACGTGGCGAATGCCGTGCTTGACGGGACCAGTGCAGTCATGCTCTCCGGGGAGACGGCAAGCGGCAAGTATCCGTTAAATGCGGTGCGCACTATGCGTGAAATTGTAGAGGTCACGGAAGACTCTATTGATTATCACGCGCTTCTCGAGTCCCGCATTGCCGAACTCTCCACCAACATCACCAATGCCATCGGAAAATCCACGTGTACCGTGGCCCAGGATTTGAATGCGGCGGCGATTATCACTGCCACCACCTCCGGATCCACCACGCGTGCCATTGCCAAGTTTCGTCCTAAGTCACCGATTATTGCGGCGACGACTTCCGAACGTGTGCGCCGTCAGCTCATGCTCACCTGGGGTACGCAATCCATTCTCGTGCCGGCACTGACCACCACGGATGAGGTCTTTAGAAACTCCGTCGTGCGAGTGATGGAAGAGGGCTTGTGTCACGAGGGTGACGTGGTGGTTATCACCGCAGGAGTACCTGTTGGCTTAAGCGGCTCGACGAACTTGATCAAAGTTCAAACCATTGCCGAAGTCCTCTCAAGAGGCATCGGTCTTGGAGGTAAGCACATCACCGGGCGTGCCGTTGTGGCTCACACCCATGAAGATTTGGTGGAGCACTTCGCCGCCGGGGATATTATCGTCTGCAACAACACGGACAAAGATATTATGAAGTTTGTAGAAAAAGCCGGAGGGTTGGTGGCAGAGGTCGCAGGGTATACCTCTCACGCCGCCATTACCGCCATCGCCTTGGGACTTCCAAGCGTGGTGGGGGCAGAGCTTGCAATGAGTAAGATCCGCACCGGGGATATCGTCACCATCGACTGCGAAAGCGGCACGGTGGAGCGAGGCAGTTATTGA
- the pfkA gene encoding 6-phosphofructokinase, which yields MKNIGILTSGGDAPGMNAVIRASVRAALYKGIKVYGIRRGYEGLIDGDVIEMNASSVGDIIQRGGTILGTSRSERFMTEEGFQKALNVLEVFDIDQLVVLGGDGTMKGALKLSEHGIAVACLPLTIDNDMGYTDYTIGFFTAVDTVTEAISRIRDTTESHGRANIVEVMGRNCGDIALYAGLAAGAESIIVPEHPFDMDSIAKKAIEGKNRGKRHHIIILAEGAGDAEDIKTHFEELTGIVTRVTVLGYIQRGGSPSVVDRILGSNMGVAAVEALSAGKKAVAIGYNDGKFNEMPLVEAVNVKKVYRDNLEDILTITSI from the coding sequence ATGAAAAATATAGGAATACTCACAAGCGGCGGCGATGCGCCGGGGATGAATGCCGTTATTCGTGCCAGTGTCCGCGCAGCCCTGTACAAAGGCATCAAAGTATATGGCATTCGAAGAGGGTATGAGGGGCTCATCGACGGCGACGTCATCGAGATGAACGCATCCAGCGTCGGAGACATCATTCAGCGCGGCGGGACGATATTAGGGACCAGCCGCTCCGAACGCTTTATGACGGAGGAAGGCTTCCAAAAGGCGTTAAACGTCTTGGAGGTTTTCGACATTGATCAACTGGTTGTGTTAGGCGGGGACGGCACCATGAAAGGCGCGTTGAAGCTTTCAGAGCACGGCATTGCCGTGGCGTGTCTGCCGCTTACCATCGACAATGACATGGGTTATACCGACTACACCATCGGATTTTTTACCGCTGTGGATACCGTCACTGAAGCCATCTCTCGCATTCGGGACACTACCGAGTCCCACGGCCGGGCCAACATCGTGGAAGTGATGGGACGCAACTGCGGAGACATCGCCCTCTATGCCGGTCTTGCTGCAGGGGCCGAGAGTATTATCGTGCCGGAGCACCCTTTCGATATGGACAGCATTGCCAAAAAAGCCATTGAAGGGAAGAACCGCGGCAAGCGTCACCACATTATTATCCTGGCTGAAGGGGCGGGCGATGCAGAAGATATCAAAACGCACTTTGAGGAATTGACCGGCATCGTCACTCGTGTCACAGTGCTCGGCTACATTCAACGGGGCGGCAGTCCAAGTGTTGTGGACCGCATTTTAGGGTCCAATATGGGGGTAGCTGCCGTCGAGGCGCTTTCGGCCGGGAAGAAAGCGGTGGCCATCGGCTACAATGACGGTAAGTTTAATGAGATGCCTCTCGTTGAAGCGGTGAATGTGAAGAAAGTCTACAGAGACAACTTGGAAGATATTCTCACCATCACGTCCATTTAA